AGCACACCGAACATGCCGGCAACCAGCATGCGGGTGAACTTCGGCGTCACGCGGATCGCACCGGTCTTGTAGACCACGAGCATTCCGAAGAACACGCCGACCGTGCCCAGGACCGCCTGCCCGATCATGGATCCGGCGTTGGCGCTGCCCACGGTGAAGTTGGCCAGCACGAACGAGAGCGCTCCCAGGAACAAGCCCTCCAGCGCGGCGTAGCTCAACACGACCAGCGGGCTGTCCTGCTTGCGAGCGAAAGTGGCGATCAGCACGACGCCCAGCCCGCCGAACGCGCCGACGAAGGTGAACGGGGTGGCCAGCGCGATGTCACGCGCCACCAAGAAGTAGGAGACGACCGCGACGGCGGACAGCACCGCAAGGGTGATGCCGGTCTTGGTGACGACGTCGTCGATCGTCAGCGGACGTGAAACGCCGGACCGCTCGTCGGCGTACGGAGCATAGGGGTCAGCCTGGTGAACTGACTGGGTCGCGGCGCCCGCGACGCCGCTCCCGAACTGCGCGTATCCGCCACGCTGCTTGGGCAGCGAGCGAAATACCGGGTTACTGGTCTCCCGCACCGTCGGTTCCTCTCGTGAGCTGTGGTTTCTGAGCTTGCGAACAACTGATCAACGAACGGTAGTCCAGCCGTGTTCCCGGCGGGAGCTACTCGCGATAAACCTTACCCGCGGGCGCTGCGACGAGGGTAACGATCTAGATTGCCTAGCAGGCCACGAACAGCTTTCGATCAGGCATTCAAAGACGATTCATCGATGGGAGACTGCGCGCGTGACGGACGAATCCGACGACATTCTCAGCCACATCGACAATGGCATCGGCTATCTGACCCTCAACCGGCCCAAGGCGATCAACTCGCTCAACCAGAACATGGTCTCTCGCCTCGGCGCCGTGCTGACGGCCTGGGCGCAGGACTCCGACGTCAGCGCGGTCGTGCTGGCCGGAGCCGGCGAGCGCGGGCTGTGCGCCGGTGGCGACGTGGTCGCGATCTACCACAGCGCCCGAGCCGACGGCGCCGACGCGCGCAGGTTCTGGCACGACGAGTATCTGGTCAACGCGCAGATCGGCCGGTTCCCGAAGCCGTACGTCTCGCTGATGGACGGCATCGTGATGGGCGGCGGGGTGGGCGTCGGAGCACACGCCAACACCCGGGTGGTCACCGACACCACCAAGATGGCCATGCCCGAGGTCGGGATCGGCTTCATCCCCGATGTCGGTGGGGCCTACCTGCTTTCGCGTTCACCGGGTTCGCTGGGTCTGCACGCCGCGCTGACCGGCGCACCGTTCTCCGGCGCCGACGCGATCGCCCTCGGTTTCGCCGACCACTTCGTGCCGCACGACCAACTGGACGCACTGACCAAGGCCATCGCCGAGGTCGGCGTCGAGCAGGCGATCGCCACCCACACTGTCGAGCCGCCCGCCAGTGAGCTTGCCGCGCAACGGGACTGGATCGACGAGTGCTACGGCGGTGAGACTGTCGGCGACATCGTCGCGGCACTGCGCGGACACAGCGCCGAAGCCGCCACCAAGGCCGCGGACCTGATCGAAACCCGCTCCCCCGTCGCGCTGTCGGTGACATTGGAAGCGGTGCGGCGGGCCGCGACACTCGACACGCTGGAAGGTGTTCTGGCGCAGGACTATCGGGTGTCTTCGGCATCGCTGCGCTCGCACGATCTGGTCGAGGGCATCCGAGCCCAACTGGTCGACAAGGACCGCAACCCCAAGTGGTCGCCGGCGTCGCTGGCGCGGGTGACCGAGTCCGACGTCGCGGCGTACTTCGCACCCGTCGACGACGAACTGACGTTCTAGGAGGCAGCAATGAGTTACGAGACAATCCTCGTCGAGCGCGAAGACCGGGTCGGCATCATCACGCTCAACCGGCCGAAGGCGCTCAACGCGCTCAACAGTCAGGTGATGGACGAAGTCACTAGCGCGGCAGCAGAATTCGACGACGACCCAGGCATCGGGGCGATAATCATCACCGGGTCGGAGAAGGCATTCGCCGCCGGCGCCGACATCAAGGAGATGTCCAGCCTCAGTTTTTCCGAGGTGTTCGACGCCGACTTCTTCGCGCCCTGGGCCAAGCTGGCCGCGGTGCGCACGCCGACGATCGCCGCGGTGGCCGGCTACGCCCTGGGCGGCGGCTGCGAACTCGCGATGATGTGCGACGTGCTGATTGCCGCGGACAGCGCCAAGTTCGGGCAACCGGAGATCAAGCTCGGCGTGCTGCCCGGCATGGGCGGGTCGCAGCGGCTGACCCGGGCCATCGGTAAGGCCAAGGCGATGGACCTGATCCTGACCGGACGCAACATGGGCGCCGAGGAGGCCGAGCGCAGCGGCCTGGTGGCGCGCGTGGTGCCCGCCGCCGACCTGCTGACCGAGGCCAAGGCCGTCGCCACCACGATCTCGCAGATGTCGCGGTCGGCGTCCCGGATGGCCAAGGAGGCGGTCAACCGCGCCTTCGAGAGCACGCTGACCGAGGGCCTGCTCTACGAACGTCGGCTGTTCCATTCGACTTTCGCGACCGACGACCAGTCCGAGGGCATGGCGGCGTTCGTCGAGAAGCGGCCGCCGAACTTCACCCACCGGTAAAGACACTGCAATGAGCGGGTCGGAGCCGCAGCGCCGAAAGGCGTGGTGGGTCCGGCACTACACGTTCACCGGCACCGCCGTCGGGCTGGTGTTCCTCTGGTTCTCGATGACGCCGTCGCTGTTACCGCGGGGGCCGTTGTTCCAGGGGCTGGTGAGCGGCATCGCCGGCGCGACCGGTTACGCCATCGGGGTTTTCGCGGTGTGGCTGGTCCGATTCATGCGGTCCCAGGATTCCAGCCCGCCCGCACCCCGGGTGGCCTGGCGGGTGCTGATCGGCGTCGGTGTGTTCGGCATGGTCGCGATGATCGTCTGGTTTCACGTCTGGCAGGACCGGTGCGCGACCTGATGGGCGTCAAACACCTTGCCCGGCTGGACTATCCGTTGACCTCCGCGCTGTCGTTGCTGGTG
The sequence above is a segment of the Candidatus Mycobacterium wuenschmannii genome. Coding sequences within it:
- a CDS encoding enoyl-CoA hydratase; translation: MSYETILVEREDRVGIITLNRPKALNALNSQVMDEVTSAAAEFDDDPGIGAIIITGSEKAFAAGADIKEMSSLSFSEVFDADFFAPWAKLAAVRTPTIAAVAGYALGGGCELAMMCDVLIAADSAKFGQPEIKLGVLPGMGGSQRLTRAIGKAKAMDLILTGRNMGAEEAERSGLVARVVPAADLLTEAKAVATTISQMSRSASRMAKEAVNRAFESTLTEGLLYERRLFHSTFATDDQSEGMAAFVEKRPPNFTHR
- a CDS encoding Bax inhibitor-1/YccA family protein, whose translation is MRETSNPVFRSLPKQRGGYAQFGSGVAGAATQSVHQADPYAPYADERSGVSRPLTIDDVVTKTGITLAVLSAVAVVSYFLVARDIALATPFTFVGAFGGLGVVLIATFARKQDSPLVVLSYAALEGLFLGALSFVLANFTVGSANAGSMIGQAVLGTVGVFFGMLVVYKTGAIRVTPKFTRMLVAGMFGVLALMLGNLVLGMFGVGHGEGMGLRSGGPLAIIFSLVCIGLAAFSFLIDFDAADQMIRAGAPEKAAWGIALGLTVTLVWLYIEILRLLSYLQND
- a CDS encoding enoyl-CoA hydratase/isomerase family protein; translated protein: MTDESDDILSHIDNGIGYLTLNRPKAINSLNQNMVSRLGAVLTAWAQDSDVSAVVLAGAGERGLCAGGDVVAIYHSARADGADARRFWHDEYLVNAQIGRFPKPYVSLMDGIVMGGGVGVGAHANTRVVTDTTKMAMPEVGIGFIPDVGGAYLLSRSPGSLGLHAALTGAPFSGADAIALGFADHFVPHDQLDALTKAIAEVGVEQAIATHTVEPPASELAAQRDWIDECYGGETVGDIVAALRGHSAEAATKAADLIETRSPVALSVTLEAVRRAATLDTLEGVLAQDYRVSSASLRSHDLVEGIRAQLVDKDRNPKWSPASLARVTESDVAAYFAPVDDELTF